Sequence from the Candidatus Bathyarchaeota archaeon genome:
CACCATGTAAAGGCTGCTAGACTTCAAAGTTCTCCTTATGCTGCGATGCGGGCTGCAATTGCTACTGCTCAGAGAGCAAAGGACAGGGGAATAACAGCCATTCATATAAGGGTTAGAGCACCTGGAGGGCATCGAGCTAGAACTCCTGGTCCTGGAGCTCAAGCAGCTATTCGAGGTCTGGCTAGATCGGGCTTCAGAATAGGAAGAATTGAAGATATTACACCCATCCCTCATGATGGTACACGTAG
This genomic interval carries:
- a CDS encoding 30S ribosomal protein S11 — encoded protein: MNRWGIANIYSSFNNTVVHITDLSGAETLALSSGGHHVKAARLQSSPYAAMRAAIATAQRAKDRGITAIHIRVRAPGGHRARTPGPGAQAAIRGLARSGFRIGRIEDITPIPHDGTR